In Chitinivibrio alkaliphilus ACht1, the genomic stretch AGAAGAACGTCTTTCGGTTTTTTAACAGGTATATCACAATACTCGATAAACATCGAGAAAAGAAGTACAAAGTAAATGTTCTTCATTCATCAATGTTCGCGATTGCCCTTCATCTCCTAATCGATTTGCTTGATAGGCCGATGCAAGGCAAAAAGAGTGCTGACAAGGGGAACCATAAAATACTACTCTCTACTGCGGGACGGTATTCCGACAGGAACGATTATTGCCACATAGTAACGGAAATTATCGGCAAATTTACCATGCTCTTGATAAACGGGTTTGATGATGCAAATGATGAGTATGTCAGGCAAAGAATTGAAAAGTGTCGCCGCATAGCCTACTGGCACTCTTTGAGCTGCATTGCCCGGCTTGTTCCCTATGAATACAAGGGTGAAGATTTTTCCGATTATTCATCTCTCTGGAAATGGGAACTTGGAATGAACCTTCGCCATTTCTACGCTCCGGAGAATGCCGATAACGAAATTACAGCCCGGGAAGAATTTGAGTATCGTATCCGGATGATGACATGTGGTAACAATTCAGAAATGCTTGCGCGGTGTATGAAGGTGTGGCAGGAAATCGAACATGAATACAAAAATTACAAGAAGCTTGCCGAAACACCACCTGTTAAGCAATACTATACCAAAAATGCCCGAATTTTCTGCAAACCGGCGGGTTTCGCCCATATTTTTCGGGCGCAATCGACCAATACCCCTTTTGTATGGCTTGCTCGCCCGGGGTATACTTTTTCAGAAGAAGACAGGGATTTCCAGGAGGACAGAAAATTCCTGGCAGAAAAAGCTCACGTGCTAGTCTTGGACTGATCTGTCATGAAGCTTTTTCACGGTGTCCATCATCCACAAAGATGATATCAGTAGAAAAGGTAATATTTACTGGGCGTATTTTGGAAAAACCCCGTTTCCCGTAAAGATGAATCGGAGGAGTATGTCTGTTAGCCGGTTCCTATGCGGTCATCGCTGTGGTGAAATATGACTCCGGAGCAATAATGCAGTATACAGATGTCCTTGGAGATTGTGAGTTTTATTCGGAGGGTGCGGCTTCGACGGTGCCCATCCACCGGGCGATCTTCCCCCCTCTCGTCGCAAGACGAGGACACCATTTTGCGCTCTGCCCCCTTCTCGTGGGTCCACGAGGACACCATTTTGCTTTCAGACCCCGCCTCGTGGGTCCACGAGGGCATCATTTTGTGTTCAAACCATGCCCCCGGTTTCAAACCCGTCTCTACGGAAACGTCGCACACGTCGGATATACCAGATACAACGCATGGCCTCTTTGAATGTATCCCAATCATATTCACGGGATATTGGGTATTACAAATAAAAACCATACCGGGGATCGTAATTGCACCCGTGACGGGAACCACAACAATCACCTAGAGACGCCCAAATTGGGCGTCTCTACCACGACGGGGAAATCAAGAAAAATCGGCGAAATTATAAATCAATTTAAACGTATATGCACAATCCAAATCCGTAAAAATAATCCCAAAATACCGGTGTGGCAATCCCGAATCACCTTCACGGAATTATCTGTGTTAAAAACAATACCACCGTTGATTATGGGAATACAAAATCACCCTCTGCAAAACAGAAACTGAATCATACATCTTTGGTGAATGGGGTACACGCCCTCCTCCCCCCGCACACGGTAAACTATATTTATTTATAGTACAAGACCCGGCCCAAACAAAACCACTGCACCGTGCATACCTCGGGAGGCCCTGTGAAAGACGACTATTCCCTCTACACAGAAAAAATAACCATAGGCTACAGCCACTGCGATCATACCGGTCTGGCAAAACTGCCCGTCATGGGATCATTCCTGCAGGATATCGCCATGCGCCACGACATGCTCCTCCACCGTGAGGTACTCAAAATCCCCAGGATCAAACACCTCTTTGCCCTGGTACGCCTCAATATTTTCGTCTTGGAGCGTCCCCGGTGGAAAGATGAAATTACCATCTCAACGTGGCTGCAACCCCTGGAAGGGGAAAACCGCTTTGTCTACAGAAATTTCACCTTTGCAGACAGGAGGGGAAAAGAGATTGGCCTCTGTACTATTACGGCCTTCCCCATAGATCTCAAAAAACGAAAGGCTCAAGAGCTTCCCGACGAGATAAAGACACTCCCCACACGGGAAAAAACCCTCTCCACCGGAGAAAACAGCCGCATCCGCCGTCCCCAAAAAATAACAAGTCAGACAGCGGGCACGGTGCTTCCCGGTGATATTGATATGTATGAGCACGTAAACAACAACCGCTATCTCTGCTGGGCCATTGACCACTCTCCCCTGGAAATACAAAACAGATATTTCTGCTACTCCGGGGAGATTCAGTTTAGAATGGAACTGAAGAATGGACAGGAGTTTCTCTGTAAAATGGAGATTACTGAGCTTGATGCAGGCCTTACTGCGGTGCATCAGATTGTGCGAAAAGAAGACAACAGGGAGTGTGCGCGGATTCTCACCCGGTGGAAAGAGCGAACCGTATTTTGAAAAGGGAGAGCCCTTTGAAAAATCAGGGAGCCCCCGAAAACAAATCACCGTAAACAGGAGATGAGATATGAAAAAAATACTAACCCTTTTACACGACGATTTTGAAGATCTGGAATTCTGGTATCCCCTACTCCGGGTACAGGAAGCCGGCTATACCGTGGTCATTGCCGGAGAAGCGGCACACCACACCTATCATGGAAAATACGGTGTCCCCGCCGTATCAGATATCACCTATGAAGAGGCCCTCGGGCAAGACTATGCGGGACTGCTGAT encodes the following:
- a CDS encoding acyl-[acyl-carrier-protein] thioesterase, with the protein product MKDDYSLYTEKITIGYSHCDHTGLAKLPVMGSFLQDIAMRHDMLLHREVLKIPRIKHLFALVRLNIFVLERPRWKDEITISTWLQPLEGENRFVYRNFTFADRRGKEIGLCTITAFPIDLKKRKAQELPDEIKTLPTREKTLSTGENSRIRRPQKITSQTAGTVLPGDIDMYEHVNNNRYLCWAIDHSPLEIQNRYFCYSGEIQFRMELKNGQEFLCKMEITELDAGLTAVHQIVRKEDNRECARILTRWKERTVF